In Apis mellifera strain DH4 linkage group LG3, Amel_HAv3.1, whole genome shotgun sequence, one DNA window encodes the following:
- the LOC725792 gene encoding transcription factor hamlet-like isoform X4 — MIFERNRSSDEGESTSGTPAGGGTGGSGESQEMEENGTIRGGSNNSAGNLVYRDLKALHPSSHDVSSQDYNPQSRPSYQRGYSPAMDKPSYEKEQHRPPSSRDEEKPSSWEYGEKTERKEYSRSRDSLYRSEAYQDATKQEQKEHANREWVSPVPEVEVGGSAPGGPQVRARKDIPRGARFGPFLGKWASEPFNPRYAWEVRTAGSGVRGWLDASHETNNWLKYVRSTSSPHAVNMRHVLIGGQMVYEAVRDIAAGEELLLGVREPLQLQDMLGENTTEDRSDRETASQHSGTVDEDKEDEEEGETRCTVCDKPFQDIELLDSHLITCHRYPAEQHRCDNCPRAYAWRPLLVRHRAIVHGDLRNYPCENCPKSDKPQVFTDPSNLQRHIRTHHVGARSHACTECGKTFATSSGLKQHTHIHSSVKPFQCEVCFKAYTQFSNLCRHKRMHADCRMQIKCVKCGQSFSTVTSLSKHKRFCDSTPPTGPPGAMPQLPTPAPSPFLVYPRPPVSLPGGLPFYPTSLMGPYPGIFPNAPNFLNTPLLFPPKVEEAEKRSESPKKERFTPPRVLPQHSKVSPSTAEEATSSFRPSPARPPVQPTPESDDQDPSKKREIGRAGSEKKPDPEHTASTTTASSANVEETTDQPLDLRVQTKKQRTNCSNATAERKPSRSPSPAPARVEEVPPPPDPPKPEEEGAASVPMEVDSKDVASSPQLRTSLPAEQPPTNTPPHMAYPRPIHPMFLEAMYRGPTGSFPGFPGGPPPPGGAAPESRLLPPLPPFGPPRGLPFLGTLMNGLSGARPGGGGFDLLARPPLGPFPGVKPFQEAVIAPHHHHHHHHAHGKMKDRYSCKFCGKVFPRSANLTRHLRTHTGEQPYKCKYCERSFSISSNLQRHVRNIHDKQRPFKCPLCERCFGQQTNLDRHLKKHEADDGSGVVSVADSPGSSNENEREDTYFDEIRSFMGKVTYGGEAGYGLPPHPAYLPSRLHEMHESKMETEYDEDEDSEEGVSPLDETDGMSPAETKESATPPPQYDLKLREKQELLNNNTAEPVIEIST; from the exons GAAGCAGCGACGAAGGCGAGTCGACGTCGGGCACGCCAGCCGGGGGAGGCACGGGGGGTAGCGGGGAGAGCCAGGAAATGGAGGAGAACGGTACGATCCGTGGCGGAAGCAACAATTCCGCCGGCAATCTGGTGTACAGGGATCTGAAGGCCCTTCACCCGTCAAGCCACGACGTGTCCTCCCAGGATTACAATCCGCAATCGAGGCCGTCGTACCAGCGTGGCTACTCGCCGGCCATGGACAAGCCGAGTTACGAGAAGGAGCAGCACAGACCGCCCTCGTCCAGGGACGAGGAGAAACCTTCCTCGTGGGAGTACGGGGAGAAGACCGAGAGGAAGGAGTACTCGAGATCGCGGGATAGCTTGTACAGGAGCGAAGCGTATC AGGACGCGACGAAGCAGGAGCAGAAGGAGCACGCGAACCGCGAATGGGTATCGCCGGTGCCGGAAGTGGAGGTGGGCGGCTCGGCGCCGGGCGGCCCCCAGGTACGAGCGCGGAAGGACATTCCAAGGGGCGCCAGATTCGGCCCTTTCCTCGGCAAATGGGCCAGCGAGCCTTTCAACCCCCGTTACGCGTGGGAG gTTCGTACGGCCGGAAGCGGGGTGAGGGGGTGGTTGGACGCATCCCACGAGACGAATAATTGGTTGAAGTACGTTCGAAGCACTAGCAGCCCGCACGCGGTTAACATGCGACATGTGCTCATCGGTGGACag ATGGTGTACGAGGCGGTGAGGGACATTGCGGCGGGTGAAGAGCTTCTTCTCGGTGTTCGAGAACCTCTTCAGCTTCAGGACATGCTCGGCGAGAATACGACCGAGGATCGAAGCGACCGAGAGACCG CCTCGCAACACAGTGGAACCGTAGACGAGGACaaggaggacgaggaggagggcgAGACTAGATGCACCGTCTGCGACAAACCGTTTCAAGATATCGAATT ATTGGACAGCCATCTGATAACCTGTCACAGATACCCGGCGGAGCAGCATCGGTGCGACAATTGTCCCAGAGCGTACGCCTGGCGACCGTTGTTGGTACGCCACCGAGCGATCGTTCACGGTGATCTTCGGAACTACCCTTGCGAGAACTGTCCGAAG TCGGACAAACCGCAGGTCTTCACGGACCCGTCCAATCTTCAGCGCCACATCCGGACCCATCACGTGGGCGCGAGGAGCCACGCGTGCACCGAGTGCGGCAAGACGTTCGCGACCAGCTCCGGGCTGAAGCAGCACACCCACATCCACAGCAGCGTGAAGCCGTTCCAGTGCGAGGTCTGCTTCAAGGCGTACACCCAGTTCTCCAATCTGTGCCGGCACAAGCGCATGCACGCCGATTGCCGTATGCAGATCAAGTGCGTGAAATGCGGCCAGTCGTTCAGCACGGTCACCTCGTTGTCCAAGCATAAGCGATTCTGCGACTCGACGCCACCTACCGGCCCGCCAGGCGCCATGCCGCAGTTGCCCACCCCGGCCCCCAGCCCTTTCCTCGTTTACCCCAGACCCCCGGTCAGCCTCCCCGGAGGTTTGCCCTTCTACCCGACCAGCCTGATGGGCCCCTACCCGGGAATCTTCCCCAACGCTCCCAATTTCTTGAACACCCCCCTCCTGTTCCCGCCCAAGGTCGAGGAAGCCGAGAAGAGGAGCGAGAGCCCGAAGAAGGAACGTTTCACCCCGCCAAGGGTTCTGCCGCAGCACAGCAAAGTGTCGCCGTCCACCGCCGAGGAGGCGACCTCCTCGTTCAGACCGTCTCCGGCCAGGCCGCCTGTCCAGCCGACCCCCGAGAGCGACGACCAAGACCCGTCCAAGAAACGGGAGATCGGAAGAGCGGGCAGCGAGAAGAAACCGGATCCCGAGCATACCGCGTCCACGACCACCGCGTCGTCCGCGAACGTCGAGGAGACGACGGATCAGCCGTTGGACCTCAGAGTGCAAACCAAGAAGCAGAGGACGAATTGCTCGAACGCGACGGCCGAGAGGAAGCCGAGTCGCAGCCCGTCCCCGGCCCCGGCTCGGGTCGAGGAGGTCCCGCCGCCCCCCGACCCTCCCAAGCCCGAGGAGGAGGGGGCCGCCTCCGTGCCGATGGAGGTCGACTCCAAGGACGTGGCGAGCAGCCCCCAGCTGAGGACCAGCCTGCCCGCCGAGCAACCGCCCACCAACACCCCGCCGCACATGGCGTACCCAAGACCCATCCACCCCATGTTCCTCGAGGCGATGTACCGCGGCCCGACCGGCTCGTTCCCCGGCTTCCCGGGCGGGCCCCCGCCCCCCGGTGGCGCCGCGCCCGAGTCCAGGCTGCTGCCGCCCCTGCCACCCTTCGGACCACCCCGCGGGCTTCCTTTTTTAGGGACGCTCATGAACGGGCTCAGCGGCGCTAGGCCTGGAGGCGGAGGATTCGACCTGCTCGCCAGGCCGCCGCTGGGGCCGTTCCCCGGCGTGAAACCGTTTCAGGAGGCGGTGATCGCGcctcaccaccaccaccaccaccaccacgccCACGGCAAGATGAAGGATCGGTACTCGTGCAAGTTTTGCGGCAAGGTGTTCCCCAGATCCGCAAACTTGACCAGACACCTGCGCACCCACACCGGCGAGCAACCGTACAAGTGCAAGTACTGCGAACGGTCGTTCAGCATCTCGAGCAACCTGCAACGGCACGTGAGAAACATCCACGACAAGCAGAGGCCGTTCAAGTGTCCCCTGTGCGAGAGATGTTTCGGCCAGCAGACGAACTTGGACCGGCATCTGAAGAAGCACGAGGCCGACGACGGGAGCGGTGTCGTTTCCGTGGCCGACTCGCCTGGGAGCAGCAACGAGAACGAGCGCGAGGACACTTACTTCGACGAGATCAGGTCGTTCATGGGCAAAGTGACTTACGGGGGTGAAGCTGGTTACGGATTGCCGCCCCATCCGGCCTATCTGCCCAGTCGGCTTCACGAGATGCACGAGTCCAAGATGGAGACGGAGtacgacgaggacgaggacagCGAGGAAGGGGTGTCCCCCCTGGACGAGACGGATGGCATGTCCCCGGCCGAGACCAAGGAATCGGCAACCCCGCCGCCCCAGTACGATCTCAAGCTGAGGGAGAAGCAGGAACTGCTCAACAACAACACGGCCGAACCCGTGATCGAGATCTCCACATAG
- the LOC725792 gene encoding transcription factor hamlet-like isoform X2: MRSKPVARRLAQGSSDEGESTSGTPAGGGTGGSGESQEMEENGTIRGGSNNSAGNLVYRDLKALHPSSHDVSSQDYNPQSRPSYQRGYSPAMDKPSYEKEQHRPPSSRDEEKPSSWEYGEKTERKEYSRSRDSLYRSEAYQDATKQEQKEHANREWVSPVPEVEVGGSAPGGPQVRARKDIPRGARFGPFLGKWASEPFNPRYAWEVRTAGSGVRGWLDASHETNNWLKYVRSTSSPHAVNMRHVLIGGQMVYEAVRDIAAGEELLLGVREPLQLQDMLGENTTEDRSDRETASQHSGTVDEDKEDEEEGETRCTVCDKPFQDIELLDSHLITCHRYPAEQHRCDNCPRAYAWRPLLVRHRAIVHGDLRNYPCENCPKSDKPQVFTDPSNLQRHIRTHHVGARSHACTECGKTFATSSGLKQHTHIHSSVKPFQCEVCFKAYTQFSNLCRHKRMHADCRMQIKCVKCGQSFSTVTSLSKHKRFCDSTPPTGPPGAMPQLPTPAPSPFLVYPRPPVSLPGGLPFYPTSLMGPYPGIFPNAPNFLNTPLLFPPKVEEAEKRSESPKKERFTPPRVLPQHSKVSPSTAEEATSSFRPSPARPPVQPTPESDDQDPSKKREIGRAGSEKKPDPEHTASTTTASSANVEETTDQPLDLRVQTKKQRTNCSNATAERKPSRSPSPAPARVEEVPPPPDPPKPEEEGAASVPMEVDSKDVASSPQLRTSLPAEQPPTNTPPHMAYPRPIHPMFLEAMYRGPTGSFPGFPGGPPPPGGAAPESRLLPPLPPFGPPRGLPFLGTLMNGLSGARPGGGGFDLLARPPLGPFPGVKPFQEAVIAPHHHHHHHHAHGKMKDRYSCKFCGKVFPRSANLTRHLRTHTGEQPYKCKYCERSFSISSNLQRHVRNIHDKQRPFKCPLCERCFGQQTNLDRHLKKHEADDGSGVVSVADSPGSSNENEREDTYFDEIRSFMGKVTYGGEAGYGLPPHPAYLPSRLHEMHESKMETEYDEDEDSEEGVSPLDETDGMSPAETKESATPPPQYDLKLREKQELLNNNTAEPVIEIST; encoded by the exons GAAGCAGCGACGAAGGCGAGTCGACGTCGGGCACGCCAGCCGGGGGAGGCACGGGGGGTAGCGGGGAGAGCCAGGAAATGGAGGAGAACGGTACGATCCGTGGCGGAAGCAACAATTCCGCCGGCAATCTGGTGTACAGGGATCTGAAGGCCCTTCACCCGTCAAGCCACGACGTGTCCTCCCAGGATTACAATCCGCAATCGAGGCCGTCGTACCAGCGTGGCTACTCGCCGGCCATGGACAAGCCGAGTTACGAGAAGGAGCAGCACAGACCGCCCTCGTCCAGGGACGAGGAGAAACCTTCCTCGTGGGAGTACGGGGAGAAGACCGAGAGGAAGGAGTACTCGAGATCGCGGGATAGCTTGTACAGGAGCGAAGCGTATC AGGACGCGACGAAGCAGGAGCAGAAGGAGCACGCGAACCGCGAATGGGTATCGCCGGTGCCGGAAGTGGAGGTGGGCGGCTCGGCGCCGGGCGGCCCCCAGGTACGAGCGCGGAAGGACATTCCAAGGGGCGCCAGATTCGGCCCTTTCCTCGGCAAATGGGCCAGCGAGCCTTTCAACCCCCGTTACGCGTGGGAG gTTCGTACGGCCGGAAGCGGGGTGAGGGGGTGGTTGGACGCATCCCACGAGACGAATAATTGGTTGAAGTACGTTCGAAGCACTAGCAGCCCGCACGCGGTTAACATGCGACATGTGCTCATCGGTGGACag ATGGTGTACGAGGCGGTGAGGGACATTGCGGCGGGTGAAGAGCTTCTTCTCGGTGTTCGAGAACCTCTTCAGCTTCAGGACATGCTCGGCGAGAATACGACCGAGGATCGAAGCGACCGAGAGACCG CCTCGCAACACAGTGGAACCGTAGACGAGGACaaggaggacgaggaggagggcgAGACTAGATGCACCGTCTGCGACAAACCGTTTCAAGATATCGAATT ATTGGACAGCCATCTGATAACCTGTCACAGATACCCGGCGGAGCAGCATCGGTGCGACAATTGTCCCAGAGCGTACGCCTGGCGACCGTTGTTGGTACGCCACCGAGCGATCGTTCACGGTGATCTTCGGAACTACCCTTGCGAGAACTGTCCGAAG TCGGACAAACCGCAGGTCTTCACGGACCCGTCCAATCTTCAGCGCCACATCCGGACCCATCACGTGGGCGCGAGGAGCCACGCGTGCACCGAGTGCGGCAAGACGTTCGCGACCAGCTCCGGGCTGAAGCAGCACACCCACATCCACAGCAGCGTGAAGCCGTTCCAGTGCGAGGTCTGCTTCAAGGCGTACACCCAGTTCTCCAATCTGTGCCGGCACAAGCGCATGCACGCCGATTGCCGTATGCAGATCAAGTGCGTGAAATGCGGCCAGTCGTTCAGCACGGTCACCTCGTTGTCCAAGCATAAGCGATTCTGCGACTCGACGCCACCTACCGGCCCGCCAGGCGCCATGCCGCAGTTGCCCACCCCGGCCCCCAGCCCTTTCCTCGTTTACCCCAGACCCCCGGTCAGCCTCCCCGGAGGTTTGCCCTTCTACCCGACCAGCCTGATGGGCCCCTACCCGGGAATCTTCCCCAACGCTCCCAATTTCTTGAACACCCCCCTCCTGTTCCCGCCCAAGGTCGAGGAAGCCGAGAAGAGGAGCGAGAGCCCGAAGAAGGAACGTTTCACCCCGCCAAGGGTTCTGCCGCAGCACAGCAAAGTGTCGCCGTCCACCGCCGAGGAGGCGACCTCCTCGTTCAGACCGTCTCCGGCCAGGCCGCCTGTCCAGCCGACCCCCGAGAGCGACGACCAAGACCCGTCCAAGAAACGGGAGATCGGAAGAGCGGGCAGCGAGAAGAAACCGGATCCCGAGCATACCGCGTCCACGACCACCGCGTCGTCCGCGAACGTCGAGGAGACGACGGATCAGCCGTTGGACCTCAGAGTGCAAACCAAGAAGCAGAGGACGAATTGCTCGAACGCGACGGCCGAGAGGAAGCCGAGTCGCAGCCCGTCCCCGGCCCCGGCTCGGGTCGAGGAGGTCCCGCCGCCCCCCGACCCTCCCAAGCCCGAGGAGGAGGGGGCCGCCTCCGTGCCGATGGAGGTCGACTCCAAGGACGTGGCGAGCAGCCCCCAGCTGAGGACCAGCCTGCCCGCCGAGCAACCGCCCACCAACACCCCGCCGCACATGGCGTACCCAAGACCCATCCACCCCATGTTCCTCGAGGCGATGTACCGCGGCCCGACCGGCTCGTTCCCCGGCTTCCCGGGCGGGCCCCCGCCCCCCGGTGGCGCCGCGCCCGAGTCCAGGCTGCTGCCGCCCCTGCCACCCTTCGGACCACCCCGCGGGCTTCCTTTTTTAGGGACGCTCATGAACGGGCTCAGCGGCGCTAGGCCTGGAGGCGGAGGATTCGACCTGCTCGCCAGGCCGCCGCTGGGGCCGTTCCCCGGCGTGAAACCGTTTCAGGAGGCGGTGATCGCGcctcaccaccaccaccaccaccaccacgccCACGGCAAGATGAAGGATCGGTACTCGTGCAAGTTTTGCGGCAAGGTGTTCCCCAGATCCGCAAACTTGACCAGACACCTGCGCACCCACACCGGCGAGCAACCGTACAAGTGCAAGTACTGCGAACGGTCGTTCAGCATCTCGAGCAACCTGCAACGGCACGTGAGAAACATCCACGACAAGCAGAGGCCGTTCAAGTGTCCCCTGTGCGAGAGATGTTTCGGCCAGCAGACGAACTTGGACCGGCATCTGAAGAAGCACGAGGCCGACGACGGGAGCGGTGTCGTTTCCGTGGCCGACTCGCCTGGGAGCAGCAACGAGAACGAGCGCGAGGACACTTACTTCGACGAGATCAGGTCGTTCATGGGCAAAGTGACTTACGGGGGTGAAGCTGGTTACGGATTGCCGCCCCATCCGGCCTATCTGCCCAGTCGGCTTCACGAGATGCACGAGTCCAAGATGGAGACGGAGtacgacgaggacgaggacagCGAGGAAGGGGTGTCCCCCCTGGACGAGACGGATGGCATGTCCCCGGCCGAGACCAAGGAATCGGCAACCCCGCCGCCCCAGTACGATCTCAAGCTGAGGGAGAAGCAGGAACTGCTCAACAACAACACGGCCGAACCCGTGATCGAGATCTCCACATAG